The segment TTCTAGATCGAGAATATGAAATGGTAAAAACATTTGAATCACTAAAAAAGTTAGGCGTACATTTGGCGCTTGATGATTTTGGTACTGGATATTCTTCATTAAGCTATTTAAGAAAATACAAATTTGACACCATTAAACTCGACAGATCCTTTGTTAAAGACATTCATTCCAATTTAGAAAGTGCATCAATCATTAAATTTATTACAATCTTATGTAAAGAGCTAGACATGATCATAGTTGCAGAGGGTGTAGAGGAAGAAAAACAATTAATATCCTTACGGGATCTAAAATGTGATGTACTACAAGGCTATTTATTTAGTAAACCAAAGCCTATAAACGAGTTTAAAACGTTGTTAATTAATAAATATTGCTAAAACATTGTTTTGTTAAAGAAATAGGTATCCTTTTGGGATACCTACTTCTTTTTTTATTATCAGTTAACTTTTCTTACTAATTTCTTCTTTTATTTTGCTTAATGTTTGTGGTCCGACAATCCCATCTACACTTAAGTCATGATCCTTTTGAAAAGCAATTACGGCATCGTATGTCGCTTGTCCAAAATACCCTGTAATTTTCTCATCGAAATAACCAAGAAAGGCTAGATCTGACTGCAGACTTTTTACTTCTTCCCCATAAACACTCACTTTGAGTATACCTTTAGTATCTTTTTCTATTTGAGGAGCGATACGATTTAATACAGATGCCATCTGAGCTCTTGTTATTTTTTCAGTTGGTTTAAATGTTTGGTCTTCAAACCCTTTGAATATTCCATGTTGATTCATTTTTTTGATAGCTAACTGAGACCACCGTCCAGATTCTACATCTTTAAAATCTTTTACTTCTGTTACCATGGCTGGTGATTCTTCTAAAATCCGGTCAAGAATAACCGCCATTTCTTCACGTGTTACAGCCTCATCTGGAGCAAATCGTCCTTTTGCTTTTCCCTTCATTAAGCCATGTTGATTTGCAATTTCTATATCGTGGTTTGCCCAGTGTCCTTTATTTACATCAGCAAAGGTAGAAGTTGTTGGATCGATAGGTTGTTTAGCTTTTAAATTTAAAGCTCTTACTAAAATGGCAGCTGCTTCAGCCCTTGTTAACGTTTTGTCTGGGGCAAACACATTGCTTTCAATTCCATTCATCCACCCTTTACCCGAAATTGAAATAATGTCATTTTCTGCCCAATGCTTATTAATATCCCTAAATTTACTAGTAGGTGATGAAATTCCACTAGTCTGGTCTTTCTGAGTTTCAGGGATTGGAGCAGGTGCCACCAATTGATAATCATGATTTTTTACTAACATATCAAAGTTATACCATAAACTGGTATCCTCTTGCCCTAAACTCCAACTACCAGTACCCTTCAAATTGTATTTGTGAACAAGATCAATCTTCCTTGTTATAGATTCATTGTTCTCAAACCAAATGTGATATGTACCGGGCTTTAGCGCTTTACCCGCAATTGTTGTCACTGGATCGCTCGGTCCAATCGTAACGATTGCTTTTGGGGATTTTGCTTTCTCATCGTAAGTGACCTTACCATTATATTTTTTCACAAGCTCTTCAACGCGATAGTTGGAAATACCGTATCCTCCATAACTTTGCCCTTCAATCCAATACCGCCCAAAAAACGCAAGTCCTAATACGATTTTCTCGGGCGGAACTTCTTGGTTAATCGCATATTGTATCGATTTTTCTACCCAATCGTAACTTGCAACAGGGCCTTCTTCTCCACCTTGAAAACTTTCATCATAAGCCATAATCATTAAGTAATCAGCGTGTTGGGATAAAGCTTTATAATCATAAGAGCCATGCCAACCTTTTTTCCAACCTTGCGGATTGGCTGCCACTGCGACAGATACCTCTTTGTCCTCAGGTATTTTTTCACGTAGCAACCTCACTAAATCAGTATAATTTTCACGATCAGCATCAGTCACATTTTCGATATCAACATTAACACCGTCAAGATCGTACGTCTCAATCGCATCTGCAATTTGCTGCGCCAAATGTTCACGATTTTCAAGCGCCTCTCTTCCTAAGTTCCTGTCCCAATGATTAGATAAGAAAGGTACTACCTTAATACCTTGTTTATGCATCTCATTAACAAATTTAGGGTCCTTCAAGTCTGAAGATAATTTTAAACTTCCGTCCGAGTTAATATCAAAATAGCTCGGGGAGGTTACATTTAAATTCCCTTGTGTTCGTTCAACCTGTTTTATAAATGAATCAGTGGAACCAAAGTATAGGTAACTCATATTAAAATTAACTTGGTGTGCACTTGCAGTTTGTGTGTTTATATTCATAGAAATTGTCGTTAATAATGTTGCACCTAGCATAACTTTTACTGATTTTACTTTTATATTTTTAAAATTTCTATTTACAAACGCTCGAATTTTCTCGTCCTGACGTTTACCAAACGTATCTTTAATTCCTAATTCATTCGCAAATTCAGTCGAATTTGGTTCGATAAATAATATAACTGTGTAGCCATCCCCGTCTTTTACTAGGCGATATCTTTCAATCAAGAAAAACCCTCCTTCCTAATGAGATAATCATTACGTACCTGCAGCCACCTTAATTTTTGCTTGATGATCGGTATCAACTTTGCCGTCTTTATGGCGCGTGCTATTCTTAAAATGAATATCAAAATGTCCTTCAAAATTATTATCAGCTATATACTGAACATCATGTGGCATTGCACTCATCGAAGCTGCAATTTTCCTCCCATCAACTTCAACAATAACTGGCCGTGTTTTCCAAGACCAAGCTCCACCCCACACCTGTTTCATAGTCGCTGCGTCTGTAGCAGTTAATGGTTCACAATCAGCATGATTCGCACCTGTTGTTCTCTTAACCTTAAACGACTTACCCGTTTGAAAATCTGTTACCTTCGCTACTTTACCGATACCGAAAACATATTGTGCCTCAGTCCACCAATCAAGATATTCTCCATGTTTAGCACTTACTGTTTTCTGAACTGGAATATTGTGCACTGGAACCTTTATTATTTGACCAATAGATAGGGGACTTGATTGGGTCATCCCATTTGTTTTCAACAATTCCGACATCGGGACCCCATATTTCACGCTTAAATTCCACATATTATCTCCTTTTTGAATAATATGTGTATCATATGTGATGCTAGCAGTTCCTGTAGTTTGAGTTTGAGAGTTGGTTGTTGTAGGAGCTGGATTCAATTTATCATTAGTTAGTTTCAATACTTGTCCAACATAAATAGTATCCTTGGTTAACTGATTCCATTCTTTTATATTTGAGACAGATATATTAAATTTTCTTGCAATCGCTGACAATGAATCTCCAGATGTTACTATATACGTACTTGGGACCGAAGTTCCATTAGGTGTAGAAAGGGCAGAATCTGTTTGTATATTTAATTTTTGACCTACAAATAAAGCATCATTTGTTAGTTTATTATCTTGCTTAATTTGAGCGACAGTTGTATTAAACTTATTAGCTAAACTGTACAACGTGTCACCAGTCATAACTTGATATTGCAGATCACTTGTTGTTTGATTAGCAACCTTAGACGTCG is part of the Bacillus sp. Marseille-P3661 genome and harbors:
- a CDS encoding S-layer homology domain-containing protein, encoding MIERYRLVKDGDGYTVILFIEPNSTEFANELGIKDTFGKRQDEKIRAFVNRNFKNIKVKSVKVMLGATLLTTISMNINTQTASAHQVNFNMSYLYFGSTDSFIKQVERTQGNLNVTSPSYFDINSDGSLKLSSDLKDPKFVNEMHKQGIKVVPFLSNHWDRNLGREALENREHLAQQIADAIETYDLDGVNVDIENVTDADRENYTDLVRLLREKIPEDKEVSVAVAANPQGWKKGWHGSYDYKALSQHADYLMIMAYDESFQGGEEGPVASYDWVEKSIQYAINQEVPPEKIVLGLAFFGRYWIEGQSYGGYGISNYRVEELVKKYNGKVTYDEKAKSPKAIVTIGPSDPVTTIAGKALKPGTYHIWFENNESITRKIDLVHKYNLKGTGSWSLGQEDTSLWYNFDMLVKNHDYQLVAPAPIPETQKDQTSGISSPTSKFRDINKHWAENDIISISGKGWMNGIESNVFAPDKTLTRAEAAAILVRALNLKAKQPIDPTTSTFADVNKGHWANHDIEIANQHGLMKGKAKGRFAPDEAVTREEMAVILDRILEESPAMVTEVKDFKDVESGRWSQLAIKKMNQHGIFKGFEDQTFKPTEKITRAQMASVLNRIAPQIEKDTKGILKVSVYGEEVKSLQSDLAFLGYFDEKITGYFGQATYDAVIAFQKDHDLSVDGIVGPQTLSKIKEEISKKS
- a CDS encoding LysM peptidoglycan-binding domain-containing protein, encoding MDLFFRHKIVETQDGHAIILYINPNKYEFAQELGERVREGTPKSIESQVQQYIRNRVASNVQARLVKIMFGSILIATLTLNHQSSTLAAENSNNGAITEQSNDVIINIDGEPTTFSQPPIIKDGVTYIPIRGVAEKLGASVWWNGDSKTVGINSGNTRIAFTVGSTVANVNSEKLNVPPSILVNGTVMVPLRFVSTALGLNVDWNGETRTVNIVSPNSQKTHQVVNGDSLWGISQRYGISVNDIKTMNNLTSDHISVGQTLNIPQSIPKQSETPGLTTSKVANQTTSDLQYQVMTGDTLYSLANKFNTTVAQIKQDNKLTNDALFVGQKLNIQTDSALSTPNGTSVPSTYIVTSGDSLSAIARKFNISVSNIKEWNQLTKDTIYVGQVLKLTNDKLNPAPTTTNSQTQTTGTASITYDTHIIQKGDNMWNLSVKYGVPMSELLKTNGMTQSSPLSIGQIIKVPVHNIPVQKTVSAKHGEYLDWWTEAQYVFGIGKVAKVTDFQTGKSFKVKRTTGANHADCEPLTATDAATMKQVWGGAWSWKTRPVIVEVDGRKIAASMSAMPHDVQYIADNNFEGHFDIHFKNSTRHKDGKVDTDHQAKIKVAAGT